A section of the Salmo trutta chromosome 4, fSalTru1.1, whole genome shotgun sequence genome encodes:
- the LOC115193066 gene encoding proteoglycan 4 has translation MAHGKKPGKITRILGPSPSSCPGGSIEKKPGTIRRILAPSPPPSPGPTGSTEESNEGPHDEGPQKERPQSLKCKGPPPCPDPLSTEEPTIEEPRVLSSKGPTERLHDGTQSLKSEGPPQHSQSTSNEELDNYNDERTPGPAAPVPVPASPTQARPTQAYSKMTQAQNYPRQSDAQAQAQPRQTQQHLRDSPMSLSTRPTSDSPSSQERQSRAVKQSPVLTSASPYQPCLISPSSSPLPVPTTASVSSKLSLNLPGDRTTPDSMEEEEDSCSEYDNVGSDVEGVEQDIDQVLQVEDQGMEVRYYPEPQEGIYVEHQDRTYVKLQDGTYMKLQDGTFVECENRTYIEDEDGMYVRHEDETYVEECEDGPYCPKDSTYVEGEDGTYVEGSLEGDSLEGDSLEGDSSTTVQYKATRPLYGPESEEMQDKDRKPCSSSEYYHQVNDNPHQTPKAGDKEEKEESPHKGPRIGEVEGEGIGLVRPLKGPIRR, from the exons ATGGCTCATGGGAAGAAACCAGGGAAGATCACCAGAATCCTGGGACCCAGCCCTTCGTCGTGCCCAGGAGGATCAATAGAGAAGAAGCCAGGGACTATTAGGAGAATATTGGCCCCCAGCCCTCCGCCCAGCCCGGGTCCCACAGGATCCACAGAGGAGTCTAATGAAGGACCTCATGATGAAGGACCTCAGAAAGAAAGACCACAGAGTTTGAAGTGTAAGGGCCCTCCACCCTGCCCTGACCCCCTATCCACAGAGGAGCCTACTATTGAAGAACCCCGGGTTCTGAGCAGCAAAGGCCCAACTGAAAGACTACACGATGGAACTCAGAGTCTGAAGAGTGAAGGCCCTCCTCAGCACTCGCAGAGCACCAGCAATGAGGAACTGGACAATTACAATGATGAGAGGACCCCTGGGCCTGCAgcacctgtccctgtccctgctaGTCCAACACAGGCCCGCCCAACCCAGGCCTACAGCAAAATGACCCAGGCCCAGAACTACCCTCGGCAGTCGGACGCCCAGGCCCAGGCCCAGCCCCGACAGACACAGCAGCATCTCAGAGACAGTCCAATGAGCCTCAGCACCAGGCCCACCTCTGACTCCCCATCCAGTCAGGAGAGACAGTCCAGGGCTGTTAAACAATCACCTGTCCTTACCAGTGCCAGTCCTTACCAGCCGTGTCTGATTAGTCCCTCCAGTTCACCTCTTCCTgtccctactacagctagtgtctCCTCCAAGCTCTCTCTGAACCTGCCCGGTGACAGAACCACCCCTgacagcatggaggaggaggaggacagctgCTCAGAGTACGACAATGTGGGTTCAGATGTGGAAGGTGTGGAGCAAGACATTGATCAGGTGCTGCAGGTGGAAGACCAGGGTATGGAGGTGAGGTACTACCCTGAGCCGCAAGAGGGTATCTATGTGGAACACCAAGACAGAACCTACGTGAAACTTCAAGACGGAACCTACATGAAACTCCAAGACGGAACCTTCGTGGAATGTGAAAACCGAACTTACATAGAAGATGAAGACGGAATGTATGTGAGGCATGAAGATGAAACCTACGTAGAAGAATGTGAGGATGGACCCTATTGCCCCAAGGATTCCACCTATGTAGAAGGTGAGGATGGTACCTATGTGGAGGGTAGCCTGGAGGGGGACAGCCTGGAGGGGGACAGCCTGGAGGGGGACAGCAGCACCACTGTACAATACAAAGCCACCAGGCCACTGTACGGCCCTGAGTCTGAGGAGATGCAGGATAAAGATAGAAAACCCTGTAGCTCTTCTGAGTATTACCATCAGGTCAATGACAATCCACATCAGACACCCAAGGCTGGAGACAAGGAAGaaaaagaggag agTCCCCACAAAGGGCCCCGTATAGGGGAAGTGGAGGGGGAAGGGATTGGACTTGTGAGGCCCCTCAAAGGGCCCATAAGGAGGTGA